The Deltaproteobacteria bacterium genomic interval TCGAGAAATCGGTGTCCGCACCATTTTTAATCTCCTTGGTCCTCTGACCAACCCGGCGGGAGCCCGCCATCAACTGATCGGCGTTTTTGCCCGTCGCTGGCTAGAGCCGATTGCCCAGGCCCTGGGGCGGCTCGGTAGTACCCATGCCCTTGTTGTCCATGGTGCGGATGGACTCGATGAGATTACGTTGACCGGATCGACCTCGGTGGCGGAATGGCGCGATGGCTCGGTGCGCTCTTTTACTATCCAGCCGCAGGACTTCGGTTTCCCTCTCTGCAGCCTCGTTGATCTTCAAGTGACGAGTGCACAGGAGTCTGCTGAGATCATTCGTGCGGTGTGTGCCGGTGCCCCCGGTCCCAGAAGAGATATTGTCCTCCTGAATGCCGCCGCGGCTTTGTATGCCGGCGATATAGTGTCGTCATTGGCTGCTGGCGTAGAGTTAGCTCGCAAGACGCTCGATAGTGGAGCGGCGAGGCGGACCCTCGACAATTTTACCGCCCTCACGCAGACGGAAGCCCTATGATTCTCGATGATATCGTCGCTTGTAAACGCGAAGAGCTTGCTGAGCAGAAAAAGGCAACCTCTCTGTCGCAGCTACAGCAGTGCCGGCTCTTCGCGGAGCCGGTGCCCTCTTTTCTCCACGCCGTGCGAGATCGGCATGGCCGTTCGATCATTGCCGAAGTGAAAAAAGCGTCGCCGTCAAAAGGCGTCATCCGCGCCGATTTCGACCCCTTGCCACTGGCGAAGACGTATGAAGCGAACGGGGCGGCGGCCATTTCCGTGTTAACCGAGAAGAAGTTTTTTCAAGGTAGCCTGGAATATCTTCGTCTCATTCGTGAGCATGTCGCCCTCCCGTTGTTGCGGAAAGATTTTCTTTTCGATCCCTACCAGGTCTATGAAGCACGGGCGTTTGGTGCCAGCGCGATCCTCCTCATTGTCGCGATGCTTGCGGACGCCCAGATGTCCGAACTCAGTGAAGTGGCGCGCTCGTTGGGGTTGGATTGTCTTGTCGAAGTGCACGATGAACAAGAGCTTGATCGAGCGCTCACGTGCGGAATCTCCTTGCTTGGCATTAATAACCGCGACTTGCGCACCTTCCATACCACGATCGTAACGAGCGAGCGTCTGATGCGTCTCGTGCCCGCCGGGGTCACTGTGGTGTCGGAAAGCGGGTTGTCCAACAACGACCAGCTCGCTCGTCTCGAAGCGCAAGGGGTGCGGGCGTTTCTGATCGGAGAGACCTTCATGGCCGCTGTTGACCCTGGAGAGCCGTTACGAGAGATGCTGAGGGCGTAGGGTGAGTGTACGGGTCAAGATCTGTGGCGTGACCAATGCCGTCGATGCCGCGCTCGCCGTGCACTATGGCGCGGATTTGATTGGTTTAAACTTCTATCCTCCGAGCCCTCGGTACGTGGACGTGGAGACCGCGCGCGGCATCCGCGCGGCGATTCCTGCGCGTGTCCTGTGCGTCGGCGTATTCGTGAACGCCGAGCGTCGCCACATCTTGGACTGTATCGAACAGGTGGGCTTAGACCTCGTGCAGTTCCATGGAGATGAAGAGGCAGAGGATCTCTCGGGATGGCCCTGCGGAACGATTAAAGCCGTGCGTATCGCACCGGATGGGCCGCTCCCTGACTTCGCTCAGATTCCGACGAACTATCTCCTCCTTGACACGTATCAAGCCGGACGATACGGGGGAACGGGCGCAACCTTCGGTTGGGCACAAATACTCCCCGCGATTTCACCTCATGCCGAACGAGTGATTCTTGCTGGCGGTCTCTCCCCGGAGAACGTGGCGTCAGCAGTGCGCGCCGTGCGTCCCTGGGCGGTGGATGTGGCGAGTGGTGTGGAGGCGACGCCGAGACAAAAAGATCCAGAAAAAATGCGAGCGTTTATTACCAATGCCAAGACTGCCTGATGCTGTTGGTCACTTCGGCCCGTATGGCGGGCGGTATGTAGCCGAGACGTTGATGCCCGCGCTGATCGAGCTTGAGGACGTGTATCGACGTTGTCGGCGCGACCCCGATTTTCGGCGAGAATTCCGGACGCTGTTGCAAGAATACGTAGGACGCCCGACGCCCTTAACCTTCGCGGCTCACCTGACGCAACGATTAGGCGGCGCGAAGATCTACCTGAAGCGGGAAGACCTCTGTCACACTGGTGCTCATAAGATCAATAACACCATCGGCCAAGCGCTGTTAGCCAAGCGGATGCAGAAACCGCGGCTGATCGCGGAAACTGGCGCCGGTCAACATGGAGTGGCGACGGCGACGGTCGCGGCGCTGTTCGGGATGGAATGCGAAGTCTTCATGGGAAGCGATGACATCGTTCGCCAAGCGCCCAATGTGTTTCGCATGCGACTGCTGGGTGCGCAGCTACGTGAAGTCACGAACGGAACGCGCACTTTGAAAGACGCGATGAACGAAGCCTTGCGCGACTGGATCACCCATGTCGCGTCAACGTTTTATGTCATTGGCACAGTGGCCGGACCGCATCCGTACCCTATGATCGTGCGCGATTTTCAGTCGGTCATCGGCCGCGAGGCGAAGCGACAGCTCCTCCAACGTGAGGGCCGCTTGCCGGATTATCTCATCGCCTGCGTCGGCGGCGGGAGTAACGCGATGGGGATGTTTACCGCGTTTTTGTCGGACCCGAGCGTCCGCATGATCGGTGTCGAGGCTGGCGGATTAGGAGAAGGGCAAAACGCTGCGTCCATTTCCTACGGGCATGTGGGCGTCTTGCACGGTAGCAAGAGTTACGTCTTGCAGGATGAAACCGGGCAGATTCGCGATACCTATTCGTTAGCACCAGGGCTCGACTATCCCGGGGTTGGGCCAGAGCTGAGCTATTTGCACGATCGACAGCGTGTCTCGTATGTGATGGTGGACGATCAACAAGCGATTGACGGAATGAAGCTCCTCGCAGAGACCGAGGGGATTATTCCTGCCCTCGAAAGCTCACACGCCATTGCCTATGCTGCCACTCTTGCCCCTCGTTTGTCCGCCGACCAGGTCATTGTCATTAACGTTTCCGGGCGTGGGGATAAGGATCTGCAAACCGTTGCCCGCTTCTTCGAGGATGTACATTAGGGCAACGATATGACTCGCATTACCGATGTGTTTGCTCGTCTTCGCGCACGCGGCGAGAAGGCGCTGATTCCTTACATTACCGCTGGCGATCCCGACCTCGATCTGACCTTTCAACTGGTCTGCGAGTTTGAAAGGCAAGGCGCTGATTTGATCGAGTTGGGGGTGCCCTTTTCCGAGCCCATGGCGGATGGCCCTGCCAATCAGCGGGCGGCGGAAAGGGCCTTGCAAGGCGGCACCTCTCTTTCCCGGGTGTTGGAGTTGGTGCGGCGGTTACGCGCGGCCTCCGTGCAACTGCCGATCATTCTTTTCAGCTACTACAACCCCATCTTTCGCTATGGTGGCCAACGCTTTGCAACCGACGCTCGTGCGGCGGGGGTCGATGGCGTGCTCGGTGTCGATCTCCCACCGGAAGAAGCCGACGAATTGAAAACGGAGACCGACCGCTGCGATTTGGATCTGATTTTCCTCTTGGCGCCGACCAGTTCTCTCGAACGCGCCCGTCAGGTGATTACTCGCGCCCGAGGGTTTGTCTATTACGTGGCGGTGACTGGCGTCACCGGTGCTCGTGCTGCGCTGCCGGAGGATCTTGGGGAAATGGTGCGCCGTATTCGTGCGTTGTCGCCCGTGCCGGTGGGGGTCGGGTTTGGGATTTCCACGCCGGCGCAAGCCGCTGAAGTTGGACGTATTGCCGATGCCGTTATTGTCGGCAGCGCCATTTCTCAGCTTGTCGAAAATAATATCGGGCGGCCCGAGCTGGTACGGACGGTTGGCGAATTTGTCGGGAGTCTGAAACGCGCACTCCGCGACCTTTCTGTTTCATTTGCAACGTAAGCAAGTCGCCGGGGGTCGGCCCTGTTGCCTTTGCTCGGGTAGTGCTAGAACAAGGCGCAATGCCTGGATGAGGCGGTAAGGAGAAATCTATGGCCGCGCGCGAATGGCGTCGAGTGCAAGAGGAGTCCGAGACCATCTGGGTCAAATGCTCAGGCTGTCAGGAGATTCTTTTCCGCAAAGACGCGGAACGTCGCTTATTTGTCTGCCCAAAATGTAATACGCACATGCGGCTCACCGTCGATCAGCGATTGCTCATGATCGTCGATCGCGGTTCCTTTGTCGAGCATGACGCCGAACTGAGTTCTGCCGATGCGCTTGGCTTTCGGGACCGCAAACCGTACACGACTCGGCTTGCCGAGGCACGGGAGAAAACGGGACGCGCGGAAGCGGTAGTGTGCGGAGTGGCGACTATTCTCGATCAACCAGTAGCGCTAGGCATCTTCGATTTCGCCTTTCTTGGCGGCAGCATGGGGTCGGTGGTCGGCGAAAAACTGACCCGTGTGGCCGAACATGCCATTTCCGCACGGTTGCCGGTGGTGTTCTTTGCGGCCTCGGGTGGGGCGCGCATGCAAGAAGGCGTCCTGTCTCTGATGCAGATGGCGAAAGTCAGCATGGCGTTGGGCCGTCTGCGAGAAGTCGGGCTTCCCTATATTTGCGTGATGACCGATCCGACCACTGGGGGGGTAGCTGCCTCGCTAGGGATGCTGGGGGATATTCACATCGCCGAACCCCAAGCGCTCATCGGCTTTGCCGGCCCGCGTGTGATCGAGCAGACCATTCGCGAGAAGCTGCCTCCGGGATTCCAGCGCGCTGAGTTCCTCGTCGAGCATGGCATGGTCGATTTGGTGGTCGAACGAAAAGATCTGCGCCGCACCTTAGGCCAAGTGCTGAGCCTGCTGCGCGATAGCGTACAGTGAAACCAAGTGAAACCGGGATGACTTACGAGGAAACCCTCGATTTTCTCTACCGGCTTGAAGTCGAGCGTATGGACCTCAAGCTCGAACGCGTCGCCGCAGCGCTTCAGCTTTGTGGGTCTCCCCACCTGCGTTTTCCTTCGCTGCATGTCGCTGGCACGAATGGCAAAGGATCGACTGCCGCATTTCTCCATTCCATGCTGAGCGCTAGGGGCTATCGGGTCGGCCTGTTTACGTCTCCGCATTTGGTCGATTTTTGCGAACGCATTCGTTTGGGGACTCGCTTGATTACTCAGCCTGAAGTGATTGAAGGTGTGGCCTTGCTGCGTGCCCTGATCGAACCCTCCGGTATTTACTTGACCCCATTCGAGATGATGGCCCTGCTCGCGTTCCGGACGTTTGCCGACCAACAGGTCGACATTGCTGTGGTCGAGGTGGGGTTGGGCGGGCGGCTAGATGCGACGAACGTTCTTTCTCCTTTAGTTTCGATTATCACGTCGATCGGATTGGACCATCAAGCCTATCTTGGCCCCACCCTGGCACATATCGCACGCGAGAAGGGGGGAATCATGAAGCCGAAGATTCCTGTCGTGCTGGGAAAGATGGATGCCGAGAGCAACCAGATTCTCTGTGACCTAGCCGAGGCTCAGGAGAGTCCGACGTTCAGCGCTGGGCGGGATTTTTTCGTTGCCGACAATCCGGCGGGTGGGTTCGACTATACCGGGCACGTCTGGCGTCTGCGCGAGTTGCGTTCCGGGCTCCGTGGCTGGTTTCAGCAGGGGAACGCTGCCGTGGCCATCGCGGCGCTGGAAACGATGCGCTCTTCTTTTGCGGTGTCCGAATCGTGCGTGCGGCAAGGGCTGTTGGCGGCATCGTGGCCGGGGCGACTGCAGGTGGTTTCCGAACGTCCGCTGGTCGTGCTTGACGGTGCCCACAATCCCCAAGCGATGGAAGTGTTATGCTCTGAGCTGCCGGCCGTATTGCAGGGGAAGCGTGCGAAGGTCGTCTTTGGCGTGATGCACGATAAAGATTGGCGCTCAATGATTCCGCGACTGGCGCAAGTGGCGACAGAAGTGGTCGTGACGCGCGTCAAGCAAGCACGTGCCGAAGATCCACTCGTGTTGCAGGCTGCGCTGTCGCCGCTGTGCCCGACTCGCATAGTGGACGATGCGCGCGAAGCTTGCCTCCAGCTTCTTGCCGAAACCGCGCCTGATGAAGCCCTGGTGATTTGCGGCTCGCTTTTCTTGGTGGGAGAAGTCTCTTCCCTCTTCGTGCCTGCTTGCGCATCTCTCTCTCGATAGATATGGGTAAACAACTTTTATGCGGCCACGTTGTCTAATTCTCTTTCCTCTTCTTTTGTTGCTGGTCGGGATGCCGTCGCTCTGCTGGACGCAAGTGTTACAGCAGGACCAAGAACCCATTCGGGTCCAAGCCGACACCCTCCAGTATGACGAACAAAAAAATACCGTCTCTGCTTCAGGAAGTGCGGTTGTAACCAAAGGCGAAACGACCATGAAGGCGGACACCATCACGGTGAATCGCACGGCCAATGCCTTGGACGCGAGCGGGCACGTGGTAGTTGAAGACCCGCAGGGACGCATTGAGGCCAGCACGCTCCGCTTCGAGCTTGAAGACGAGACCGGAAAGATCGGCGATGGCACCGTCCGTCTCCCGCGCAATCAATACATTTTGACGGGGAAGGTCCTCCAGAAATCCTATGGGCAAAGCTACCACATCGAAGATGGCGCTTTTACGACTTGTCAGTGCGACACGTTCCAGCAAGCGGATTGGAGCGTAGCGGGGAAAACGATCGACGTGACGCTCGGTGGCCGAGGCGAGGTTCGGGATGGAACTTTCCGCATTCGTGGCGTGCCGCTGTTGTATATTCCGTATGTCACTGTGCCCGTGCGTACCGAGCGGCAAAGCGGATTTTTGTTTCCGCACTACGGATTTTCGAGCAAAAGAGGGTTCGTCTGGCAGCAGCCTTTCTATTGGGCAATCGATCGGAGCTACGATCTCACCCTGACGACGGCGCTGGAGACCGCAGCGCGCATCGGCGCATGGTCGGAGTTCCGCTATGCCCCGAATACCCGTACCGAAGGGCAATTCGCTGCCTCGTATTTCAACGAGCAAATTCGCGGTCCGGCCACGACCAGCACCGCCGTCAATCGTTGGAGTATTACCGGGACGCACCGGCAAAGCCTCGCCGATGACATGCGCTTCTACAGCGATTTCTTTTTCGTCAGTGACGACCTCTTTCTCCGCGAAATCAGCCACCGTGCGTTGAGTTTGTCCGAGGCCGACGAGTCCGCCGACTGGACGCTGCGGACTCGACGTTTCACCGATTCTCGGGCTGGAGGGGTAAAGACCTGGCAGAATGCTCTTGTTCGAGCCGAGGCCGACTATTACCAAGATTTGCGACAAGACCAAGATTTCGCTTTCCAAGTATTGCCGAGGGTGCAATTTCAAGGACAGCAACGCCTTTGGCATGATCGCCTAGAGATCGGTCTTGCCGCCGAGGGTGCCAATTTCTTTCGCAATAAAGGCTATGCCGGACAGCGCTTCGATCTCGCGCCTTCGGTCGCGTTGCCGTTCCATCTGGGCGATTATGCGTTCGGTTCCGTTCGTGTAACGGGTCGCGAAACCGCCTATCTCCTCTCTTCGCAAGCGCCCGGTTTGTCTTCTCTGACGAATCCCCGGCTACGAGGCAATCGCACCCGCGAGATTGTCCAGGTCGAAGCCAACATCGGTACCCGTTTCTCCCGTGCCTTCAATCTCGGTTGGGGCAAGCTGCTGAAGCTGCAACATGTTATCGAGCCGGAGCTCTCGTATATGTACGTGCCGTTTGTCGATCAGGAAGATTTGCCGTTTTACGATGCGCTGGATCGCATTAACCGCAGGAATTCGATCATCTACGGGGTGTCGAATCGACTCCTCGGGAAGTTTCGCACTGCGCCGACCGGAGAAAAAGACAGCGGGGAAAAAGACAGCGAAGAAGGGACGGAAATTCGCGAACTGGCGCGCCTCACCGTCACCCAAGCCTACGATCCTTTTCGAGGGTTAAGCCAGAAGAAGGAGCATTATTCGGACGTCGATATCTATGCTCGGCTCACCCCGCTCCCTTTTACGGTCTTTACTTTCGACTCTACCTACGACGTGAATAATGGCAGCGCCGCCACGACGAGAATCGGCGCGTTTCTGCGCGATCCGCGCCCAGTGTCGCCGATGGCTCCACTGCTCCAACATCTGCAACGCAGTTCGAGCCTCGGGGTGTTCTATCGCTCGACGAGCGATCGTCTCGTGCAACAGTTCAACTCCCTTCCCGGCAATGTTTTTCCCGACATCGACCCGCCGAAGGAAATCAATATCAGCGCACTGCTCCGCCTCAGCGATTCCTTGATGGCATCCTATGTCGGTCGGTACGATTTGAATACGTCGGATTTCATCGGCAATCGCTACTTCTTTCGCTATATTTCCCCTCAGAACTGCTGGTTCATCGATTTTGGCGTCGTCGATAAAGTGAACCCGCGAGAGTTCGAATTTCGCTTCCTCTTTACCCTCGTGGGTCTGAGTTCTGGTAGTTCGGCGTTTTAGCTGCGGTGCCTCATGGGTAAATTCATTCCTTCCGTTTCGGCTTTGCGACAGGTGCTTGGCGATTTGCGCCAGCAAGAGAAAAAGGTCGTGTTCACGAACGGGTGTTTCGATCTCCTGCATCCTGGGCATATTTACACGCTGACCCAGGCAAAAGCCTTTGGAGACGTATTGGTCGTCGGCATCAACAGCGATGCTTCGGTGAAACGACTCAAGGGAGCCGCCCGCCCAATTCTGAACGAGCACGAGAGGGTTGCCGTGCTGTCTGCGTTAGAGGCAGTCGATTACGTCGTCCTGTTTGCGGAAGACACGCCACTTGAACTGATTCGACTCGTGCAGCCGGACGTGCTTGTCAAAGGGGGAGATTGGAGTGCCGAGGCGATTGTGGGTGGGGCCGAGGTGGAGGAATGGGGGGGAACGGTCGCGCGGATTCCCTACCAGGCGGGATTTTCTACGACGGACATTATTGCGCGGGTAGTGGCTGTCTACGGGCAAAAAGACGCAGACAAAGCCCACAAGTAGGGGCGAGGTTACCTCGCCCCTACAACTTGCGGCGGACAAGGGGCTGTGGTAGGACAAAGGGCTCTTGAGGAGGAACTGTATGTCTCGAATCTGTGAAATTTGCGGTAAACGCCCTTCCGTGGGGAACAAGGTCAGCCACGCGAACAACAAAACTAAGCGTCGCTGGCTGCCGAACCTACAACGGGTCAGGGCGAAAGTGCATGGAGCCGTCAAACGGCTGCGAGTGTGCACCAGTTGCATCCGCTCGGGCTGGGTGCAAAAAGCCGCCTAGTGAGGGCCTGAGAGCCGAACCGAGGCGTCTGTGGCTAATACCGAAGCGCACATCCGGGATGTTAAAGTCACTGCGAACATCATTACCGCCCATCTTGTGGATGGGCGCGTTATCAGCGTTCCGCTTGCGTGGTCTTGGCGGCTGTCGGAAGCAACGCCAGCGCAGCGGGGGTACTGGGAAATCATCGGGGATGGCCAGGGGATCCACTGGCCGGACATTGATGAAGACATCAGCGCCGCAGGTATGCTCCATGGAGTGCCCGCCCAGCGTCCACGGAGACTGACGCAAGGAACTGCTATCTCTCAGCGGGGCCGTCACAAACCACCGAACACGCGCTTGCAGCCGACGACGGCGCGCAAGCGTTTTCGCTCACAGCCAGCATGATGTTTGCACCTCGCGCGGCTGATATTGGGGATGGAAAAATCGCCTGAAAACCCAGCTAATATCGTATTATCAAGGCAAAATGACCTGATAATCAATGGTTAGACCTCACGAGTCACGTCTAGAGCGTGCCATGACGCAGTTCTCCGACAAGTTCGTTGCGTACATCGATGTTCTTGGCTTCAAGAGCCTTGTCGCTGCAGCCGAGGACGGGTCTGGTTTGTCTCTCACCGAGCTCGTCGAGCTTCTCTCGGTGCTCGGCAAAGGCACCGAGCGAGCGCGTTTTGAGGCGCACGGGCCATCAACGTGTCCTGAAGCGCCATACATCGAGCGACATCTCGACTTTCGTGTCATTCAGATATCCGACTGTGCAATCGTCTCCGCCGAAGTGTCGCCCGCCGGAGCAATCAACCTTGTCTCGCACTGTTGGGGTGCGGTGATCGAGCTTCTAGCTAAGGGCATCATGTGTCGTGGCTACATCAAGCGTGGCAGGGTATTTCACACTGATAGGAACGTCATCGGGTCAGGCTACCAGGCGGCATTCGCAGCTGAGTCCCAGGTGTCCGCCTTCGGTCGCGAGGCCAACGAACGGGGTACGCCCTATGTCGAGGTCGATCCAGAGATCGTCCAGTACATCGAGTCTCAGCCTGACGCTTGCGTCAAGATGATGTTCGGTCGCATGGTCAAGAGTGATGGCACCGCAACCGTCCTGTTCCCGTTT includes:
- the trpD gene encoding anthranilate phosphoribosyltransferase, which translates into the protein MGMREAIARVAAGHNLAEEEMAAVTAEIMDGQATPAQIGALLMGLHMKGETVNEITGAARIMRERAIRVQVAHALLDTCGTGGDGSRTFNISTAAALVAAGAGLWVAKHGNRAMSGAVGGADVLETLGARIELSPALVERCLSEVGFGFLLAPAFHRAMRHAVGPRREIGVRTIFNLLGPLTNPAGARHQLIGVFARRWLEPIAQALGRLGSTHALVVHGADGLDEITLTGSTSVAEWRDGSVRSFTIQPQDFGFPLCSLVDLQVTSAQESAEIIRAVCAGAPGPRRDIVLLNAAAALYAGDIVSSLAAGVELARKTLDSGAARRTLDNFTALTQTEAL
- the trpC gene encoding indole-3-glycerol phosphate synthase TrpC, whose amino-acid sequence is MILDDIVACKREELAEQKKATSLSQLQQCRLFAEPVPSFLHAVRDRHGRSIIAEVKKASPSKGVIRADFDPLPLAKTYEANGAAAISVLTEKKFFQGSLEYLRLIREHVALPLLRKDFLFDPYQVYEARAFGASAILLIVAMLADAQMSELSEVARSLGLDCLVEVHDEQELDRALTCGISLLGINNRDLRTFHTTIVTSERLMRLVPAGVTVVSESGLSNNDQLARLEAQGVRAFLIGETFMAAVDPGEPLREMLRA
- a CDS encoding phosphoribosylanthranilate isomerase → MSVRVKICGVTNAVDAALAVHYGADLIGLNFYPPSPRYVDVETARGIRAAIPARVLCVGVFVNAERRHILDCIEQVGLDLVQFHGDEEAEDLSGWPCGTIKAVRIAPDGPLPDFAQIPTNYLLLDTYQAGRYGGTGATFGWAQILPAISPHAERVILAGGLSPENVASAVRAVRPWAVDVASGVEATPRQKDPEKMRAFITNAKTA
- the trpB gene encoding tryptophan synthase subunit beta, coding for MPRLPDAVGHFGPYGGRYVAETLMPALIELEDVYRRCRRDPDFRREFRTLLQEYVGRPTPLTFAAHLTQRLGGAKIYLKREDLCHTGAHKINNTIGQALLAKRMQKPRLIAETGAGQHGVATATVAALFGMECEVFMGSDDIVRQAPNVFRMRLLGAQLREVTNGTRTLKDAMNEALRDWITHVASTFYVIGTVAGPHPYPMIVRDFQSVIGREAKRQLLQREGRLPDYLIACVGGGSNAMGMFTAFLSDPSVRMIGVEAGGLGEGQNAASISYGHVGVLHGSKSYVLQDETGQIRDTYSLAPGLDYPGVGPELSYLHDRQRVSYVMVDDQQAIDGMKLLAETEGIIPALESSHAIAYAATLAPRLSADQVIVINVSGRGDKDLQTVARFFEDVH
- a CDS encoding tryptophan synthase subunit alpha → MTRITDVFARLRARGEKALIPYITAGDPDLDLTFQLVCEFERQGADLIELGVPFSEPMADGPANQRAAERALQGGTSLSRVLELVRRLRAASVQLPIILFSYYNPIFRYGGQRFATDARAAGVDGVLGVDLPPEEADELKTETDRCDLDLIFLLAPTSSLERARQVITRARGFVYYVAVTGVTGARAALPEDLGEMVRRIRALSPVPVGVGFGISTPAQAAEVGRIADAVIVGSAISQLVENNIGRPELVRTVGEFVGSLKRALRDLSVSFAT
- a CDS encoding acetyl-CoA carboxylase carboxyltransferase subunit beta; amino-acid sequence: MAAREWRRVQEESETIWVKCSGCQEILFRKDAERRLFVCPKCNTHMRLTVDQRLLMIVDRGSFVEHDAELSSADALGFRDRKPYTTRLAEAREKTGRAEAVVCGVATILDQPVALGIFDFAFLGGSMGSVVGEKLTRVAEHAISARLPVVFFAASGGARMQEGVLSLMQMAKVSMALGRLREVGLPYICVMTDPTTGGVAASLGMLGDIHIAEPQALIGFAGPRVIEQTIREKLPPGFQRAEFLVEHGMVDLVVERKDLRRTLGQVLSLLRDSVQ
- a CDS encoding bifunctional folylpolyglutamate synthase/dihydrofolate synthase; translated protein: MTYEETLDFLYRLEVERMDLKLERVAAALQLCGSPHLRFPSLHVAGTNGKGSTAAFLHSMLSARGYRVGLFTSPHLVDFCERIRLGTRLITQPEVIEGVALLRALIEPSGIYLTPFEMMALLAFRTFADQQVDIAVVEVGLGGRLDATNVLSPLVSIITSIGLDHQAYLGPTLAHIAREKGGIMKPKIPVVLGKMDAESNQILCDLAEAQESPTFSAGRDFFVADNPAGGFDYTGHVWRLRELRSGLRGWFQQGNAAVAIAALETMRSSFAVSESCVRQGLLAASWPGRLQVVSERPLVVLDGAHNPQAMEVLCSELPAVLQGKRAKVVFGVMHDKDWRSMIPRLAQVATEVVVTRVKQARAEDPLVLQAALSPLCPTRIVDDAREACLQLLAETAPDEALVICGSLFLVGEVSSLFVPACASLSR
- a CDS encoding LPS-assembly protein LptD, encoding MRPRCLILFPLLLLLVGMPSLCWTQVLQQDQEPIRVQADTLQYDEQKNTVSASGSAVVTKGETTMKADTITVNRTANALDASGHVVVEDPQGRIEASTLRFELEDETGKIGDGTVRLPRNQYILTGKVLQKSYGQSYHIEDGAFTTCQCDTFQQADWSVAGKTIDVTLGGRGEVRDGTFRIRGVPLLYIPYVTVPVRTERQSGFLFPHYGFSSKRGFVWQQPFYWAIDRSYDLTLTTALETAARIGAWSEFRYAPNTRTEGQFAASYFNEQIRGPATTSTAVNRWSITGTHRQSLADDMRFYSDFFFVSDDLFLREISHRALSLSEADESADWTLRTRRFTDSRAGGVKTWQNALVRAEADYYQDLRQDQDFAFQVLPRVQFQGQQRLWHDRLEIGLAAEGANFFRNKGYAGQRFDLAPSVALPFHLGDYAFGSVRVTGRETAYLLSSQAPGLSSLTNPRLRGNRTREIVQVEANIGTRFSRAFNLGWGKLLKLQHVIEPELSYMYVPFVDQEDLPFYDALDRINRRNSIIYGVSNRLLGKFRTAPTGEKDSGEKDSEEGTEIRELARLTVTQAYDPFRGLSQKKEHYSDVDIYARLTPLPFTVFTFDSTYDVNNGSAATTRIGAFLRDPRPVSPMAPLLQHLQRSSSLGVFYRSTSDRLVQQFNSLPGNVFPDIDPPKEINISALLRLSDSLMASYVGRYDLNTSDFIGNRYFFRYISPQNCWFIDFGVVDKVNPREFEFRFLFTLVGLSSGSSAF
- the rfaE2 gene encoding D-glycero-beta-D-manno-heptose 1-phosphate adenylyltransferase, producing the protein MGKFIPSVSALRQVLGDLRQQEKKVVFTNGCFDLLHPGHIYTLTQAKAFGDVLVVGINSDASVKRLKGAARPILNEHERVAVLSALEAVDYVVLFAEDTPLELIRLVQPDVLVKGGDWSAEAIVGGAEVEEWGGTVARIPYQAGFSTTDIIARVVAVYGQKDADKAHK
- a CDS encoding 50S ribosomal protein L28, whose amino-acid sequence is MSRICEICGKRPSVGNKVSHANNKTKRRWLPNLQRVRAKVHGAVKRLRVCTSCIRSGWVQKAA
- a CDS encoding DUF2442 domain-containing protein; the protein is MANTEAHIRDVKVTANIITAHLVDGRVISVPLAWSWRLSEATPAQRGYWEIIGDGQGIHWPDIDEDISAAGMLHGVPAQRPRRLTQGTAISQRGRHKPPNTRLQPTTARKRFRSQPA